The Mucilaginibacter mallensis genome has a segment encoding these proteins:
- a CDS encoding cell division protein FtsX → MEEFEASDSAKKTKTIYISTVFGIAMVLLMVGLLGLILVNVNNLTRYVKENIVLNVFLDDATHETDVLQLQKQLEANPMVKQTLYVSKELAAQNLQKDLGKDFVNFLGYNPLPQSIDVYLKADYTNDADIEKFKTELLKNNPIVKEVKYEKSLVEQMNQNLTSITLVILAFTGIFVVVSVALINNTIRLAIYSQRFLIKSMQLVGATKGFIRKPFLLYGIWHGLLGGLIAIIILIGTLYLAYQQIPDLIILRNYTEFGIVFAIVIGMGLFIAGFSTFLAVNKFLRLKIYDLYR, encoded by the coding sequence ATGGAAGAATTTGAAGCAAGCGACTCGGCAAAAAAAACCAAAACGATATACATTTCAACCGTATTTGGTATCGCTATGGTATTACTGATGGTAGGTTTGCTCGGCCTTATACTGGTTAATGTGAACAACCTTACCCGCTACGTTAAGGAAAACATTGTACTGAATGTTTTTTTGGATGATGCCACACATGAAACAGACGTTTTGCAATTACAAAAACAATTGGAAGCAAACCCAATGGTTAAGCAAACCCTGTATGTAAGTAAGGAACTGGCTGCTCAAAACCTGCAAAAGGACCTGGGTAAGGATTTTGTTAATTTCCTGGGGTATAATCCACTGCCGCAATCAATAGATGTGTACTTAAAAGCTGATTACACCAATGATGCCGATATAGAGAAATTTAAAACAGAGCTACTTAAAAACAACCCGATAGTTAAGGAAGTTAAGTATGAAAAGTCGCTGGTGGAGCAAATGAACCAGAACTTAACCTCTATTACACTGGTTATACTGGCCTTTACAGGCATATTTGTAGTGGTATCGGTAGCACTGATCAACAATACTATCAGGCTGGCTATTTACTCACAAAGGTTTTTAATAAAATCAATGCAATTGGTTGGCGCTACTAAAGGGTTTATACGCAAACCATTTTTGCTGTATGGCATTTGGCATGGCCTTTTAGGCGGCCTAATAGCTATTATAATACTGATAGGCACTTTATACCTGGCCTACCAGCAAATACCCGACCTTATAATTTTGCGCAACTATACCGAGTTTGGGATAGTGTTTGCAATAGTTATAGGCATGGGGCTGTTCATCGCTGGCTTTAGTACCTTTTTAGCGGTAAATAAGTTTTTACGCTTAAAAATATATGACCTTTACAGGTAA
- a CDS encoding DUF3098 domain-containing protein, which yields MAQKITKPVTPVKTATKSSVAKSDSPVQFIFDKGNYRLLIISAVVVAFGFVLMSGTTDIYSSTKIIIAPIVVLGGFALGFVAIFKKPAAKA from the coding sequence ATGGCACAAAAAATCACAAAACCGGTTACACCGGTTAAAACAGCCACTAAATCATCAGTTGCTAAATCTGATTCACCCGTTCAGTTTATTTTTGACAAAGGCAATTACCGCTTACTAATCATAAGCGCGGTAGTGGTTGCGTTTGGCTTTGTACTAATGTCGGGCACTACTGATATTTACAGCAGTACCAAAATAATTATAGCACCAATTGTTGTATTGGGAGGCTTTGCTCTAGGTTTTGTGGCCATATTTAAAAAACCAGCAGCAAAAGCATGA
- a CDS encoding undecaprenyl-diphosphate phosphatase → MNIIHVIVLAIIEGLTEFLPVSSTGHMVIASSLMGISKDEFVKLFEIVIQLGAILAVVVLYFKRFFKSLDFYYKLVVGVIPAVILGVLLKKYIDALLESPLVVAVAFVVGGVILLFVDEWFNKPTVTEEKNISYLTAFKIGCFQCLAMVPGVSRSAASIVGGMSQKLSRTAAAEFSFFLAVPTMFGATVKDLWDFHKHSTLSADVMHQDMKYLLIGSVIAFIVALMAIRTFITFLEQKGFKVFGWYRIFAGIVIIILYFTGNALHNM, encoded by the coding sequence ATGAATATAATACATGTTATAGTCCTGGCAATTATTGAGGGGCTAACAGAATTTTTACCGGTATCTTCAACCGGCCACATGGTTATTGCCAGCTCGTTAATGGGCATCAGCAAGGACGAATTTGTTAAGCTGTTTGAGATAGTAATACAACTGGGTGCCATACTGGCTGTAGTGGTACTATACTTTAAACGTTTTTTTAAATCACTCGACTTTTACTATAAATTGGTTGTAGGCGTTATACCCGCTGTAATACTGGGTGTATTGCTTAAAAAATATATCGACGCGCTGTTGGAGAGCCCGCTTGTAGTAGCTGTGGCCTTTGTAGTAGGCGGTGTTATTTTGCTTTTTGTTGATGAGTGGTTTAACAAGCCTACCGTTACCGAGGAAAAGAATATTAGTTACCTAACCGCGTTCAAGATTGGATGCTTTCAGTGTTTAGCGATGGTACCGGGTGTATCGCGTTCAGCCGCATCAATTGTGGGTGGTATGTCGCAAAAGCTGAGCCGTACCGCTGCTGCTGAGTTCTCGTTCTTTTTAGCGGTGCCAACTATGTTTGGTGCTACGGTAAAGGATCTTTGGGATTTCCACAAACACAGCACACTATCAGCCGACGTAATGCACCAGGACATGAAATACCTGCTGATCGGCAGTGTAATAGCATTCATAGTAGCGTTAATGGCTATCCGTACCTTTATTACCTTTTTAGAGCAAAAAGGCTTTAAGGTTTTTGGCTGGTACCGCATTTTTGCAGGGATAGTAATTATTATATTGTATTTCACAGGCAATGCTTTGCATAATATGTAA